In Carcharodon carcharias isolate sCarCar2 chromosome 22, sCarCar2.pri, whole genome shotgun sequence, the following are encoded in one genomic region:
- the mrpl38 gene encoding 39S ribosomal protein L38, mitochondrial, whose protein sequence is MAVLLRQRAGLLFGLVRSLKVTEPVRTVTGTAVLCKRTAPLGPVPNEEINVTNLESVEKYRSYARYLHLAEEKSKQPTWWRTYRQYTQEPASEKIDIGLPYFRESRKKQLKERRHTAMENRKNSDLERAARHRTLLIPLDEVKAEWEKTNGPLHLRNIGEHYGVYRDLFNRATFVPRVMLRIHYDHEDDVVPVYHGNIVTPTEALNLPRVSFDAEEGSLWTLLITNPDGHLRDNESEYIHWLVGNIPGNAVSEGEDICHYFPPFPAKGTGYHRCIFILFKQDEVIDFKEDFRPSPCHSLKMRTFKTFDFYKKHQDLMTPAGLAFFQCPWDESVTHIFHNLLDMKEPVFEYDFPPVYHPPQKKYPHGQPLRYLDRYRDSHEPTYGIY, encoded by the exons CTGTGCTTTGTAAACGCACAGCTCCACTGGGACCAGTGCCCAATGAAGAGATCAATGTGACAAACCTGGAGTCCGTAGAGAAGTACCGCAGCTATGCACGGTACCTGCATCTGGCAGAGGAAAAGAGCAAGCAGCCAACATGGTGGAGGACATATAGGCAGTACACACAAGAGCCCG CTTCGGAGAAAATTGACATTGGCCTCCCTTATTTTAGAGAGTCTCGGAAGAAGCAACTGAAAGAGCGCAGGCACACTGCTATGGAAAACCGCAAAAACAGTGATCTTGAAAGAGCAGCACGACATAGAACAT TATTGATTCCACTGGATGAGGTAAAAGCCGAATGGGAGAAAACAAATGGTCCTCTCCACTTGCGGAATATCGGTGAGCACTATGGCGTTTACAGAGACCTGTTCAACAGAGCAACCTTTGTTCCCCGCGTGATGCTGCGTATTCATTATGACCATGAGGATGATGTCGTGCCAGTGTATCATGGGAATATAGTCACCCCCACAGAG GCTTTAAATCTTCCAAGGGTGTCATTTGATGCAGAAGAGGGCTCTCTCTGGACACTACTAATTACCAATCCAG ATGGACATCTGAGAGACAATGAGTCTGAATACATCCACTGGCTGGT TGGTAACATTCCTGGGAATGCTgtatcagagggagaggacatcTGTCACTATTTCCCCCCTTTCCCTGCTAAAGGCACAGGATACCACAGATGCATCTTCATCCTTTTTAAACAGGATGAAGTAATCGATTTCAAGGAAGACTTCAGACCATCACCCTG TCACAGCCTGAAGATGAGAACTTTTAAAACTTTTGATTTCTACAAGAAGCATCAGGATCTGATGACTCCAGCCGGGCTGGCCTTCTTCCAGTGTCCATGGGATGAGTCGGTTACACACATCTTCCACAATCTTCTCG ATATGAAGGAGCCAGTGTTTGAATATGACTTCCCTCCAGTTTACCATCCGCCTCAGAAGAAATACCCACATGGTCAGCCACTCCGATACCTGGATCGGTACAGGGACAGCCACGAGCCCACCTATGGCATCTACTGA